CTTAAAACATTATCAGCCACCCTGCAACACGATTGCTCTGAATCTATCTTATCATCATTTCTGCGTTACTTCAATTCCTATTCTTCCTCCGAACTGCACTCCGGAATACCGGCCACACTTGTCAGTAATGACAGTACCCCGGCCAATGCCGCAGCTGACATAACATATTTCCAGTCTACCTGGCCAAGTGCTGCCGCCGCTCCAATTCCTGCAATTGCTGCCTGCGCAACAGTCTTAACCGCACGGATCATAGCTTTCCGGATCCATTTCTTTGTATCAACTGATACCTTGAATACACAATTTTTTAACATGCCTTTTCTCCTTTCTTTTTAAGATGCAGCTCTTCAATTTCATGCATCATCTTTGTTGCCATTCCATTTCCACCGAGTTCATGATACGTCTCATACATTTCCATAAAATTC
This window of the Mediterraneibacter butyricigenes genome carries:
- a CDS encoding holin, whose translation is MLKNCVFKVSVDTKKWIRKAMIRAVKTVAQAAIAGIGAAAALGQVDWKYVMSAAALAGVLSLLTSVAGIPECSSEEE